In one window of Anaerolineae bacterium DNA:
- a CDS encoding SDR family oxidoreductase, with translation MRILITGVAGFLGSHLADRFLAEGHSVIGMDNLITGNIRNIAHLAGRDDFLFIKHDVTNYIYIDGPLDAVLHFASPASPIDYLRYPIQTLKVGALGTHNALGVAMKKGARFLLASTSEVYGDPLEHPQKESYVGHVDAIGPRGVYDEAKRFAEALTMAYHRAHQVDTRIVRIFNTYGPRMRLDDGRVVPNFIGQALRGEQLTVYGDGTQTRSFCYVSDLIEGIYRLLMTDFHDPVNLGNPTEMNIIEFARLVNQLTQNPAGITFQEQARIAGDPQQRQPDITRARQLLGWEPRVSLPEGLEMTIRYFRELM, from the coding sequence ATGCGGATTCTCATCACCGGTGTAGCGGGTTTTCTCGGCTCACATCTGGCCGATCGGTTCCTAGCCGAAGGACACTCCGTGATTGGCATGGACAACCTGATCACGGGCAATATCCGTAACATCGCCCACCTGGCCGGACGAGATGACTTCCTGTTCATCAAGCACGATGTTACCAACTACATCTACATTGATGGCCCCCTGGACGCCGTGCTGCATTTTGCCTCTCCTGCCAGCCCGATTGACTACCTGCGTTACCCGATTCAGACCCTCAAAGTCGGCGCGCTTGGTACGCATAACGCCCTCGGCGTGGCGATGAAGAAAGGCGCGCGTTTTCTACTCGCCTCAACTTCGGAAGTGTATGGCGATCCTCTGGAGCATCCCCAGAAGGAGTCCTATGTCGGGCATGTGGATGCGATTGGCCCACGCGGCGTTTATGACGAGGCTAAGCGCTTTGCAGAAGCACTGACCATGGCCTATCACCGTGCTCATCAGGTCGACACCCGCATCGTGCGTATATTCAACACCTATGGTCCCCGAATGCGGCTGGATGATGGGCGCGTTGTGCCCAATTTCATCGGTCAGGCCTTACGCGGAGAGCAGCTCACAGTGTACGGGGACGGGACCCAGACACGCAGCTTCTGCTATGTCAGCGATCTGATTGAAGGGATTTATCGGCTGCTGATGACGGATTTCCATGATCCGGTCAACCTTGGCAATCCGACCGAAATGAACATCATTGAGTTTGCCCGTCTGGTCAACCAGTTGACCCAGAACCCGGCCGGGATCACCTTTCAGGAGCAAGCCCGCATTGCTGGCGATCCTCAGCAACGTCAACCCGATATCACCCGCGCCAGGCAGTTGCTGGGCTGGGAACCGCGCGTCAGCCTGCCTGAAGGGCTGGAAATGACCATCAGATATTTTAGGGAATTGATGTGA
- a CDS encoding macro domain-containing protein, producing MEALINGTLIKIVQGDITDQAVDAIVNAANSHLILGSGVAGAIREKGGPAIQDECNRIGWCDVGDAVITGAGRLPARYVIHAVGPRLGEGNEPGKLASATRASLILAEEKGLHAIALPAISTGVFGFPLEACAQIMLRVAIDIAFEDFQHLKEIRFCLFDAHAFSIFCTEFERQLSALEDES from the coding sequence ATGGAAGCCCTGATCAACGGCACGCTGATCAAGATCGTACAGGGTGACATCACCGATCAAGCGGTTGACGCCATTGTGAACGCCGCCAACAGCCACCTGATCCTGGGCAGTGGCGTTGCCGGTGCAATCCGGGAAAAAGGTGGGCCAGCTATTCAGGATGAATGCAACCGCATCGGCTGGTGCGACGTAGGTGATGCCGTAATCACGGGTGCGGGGCGTTTGCCAGCACGATATGTGATTCATGCGGTAGGGCCGCGTCTTGGCGAAGGCAATGAGCCGGGTAAACTGGCCTCCGCCACCCGGGCCAGCCTGATACTGGCTGAGGAAAAAGGGCTGCATGCCATTGCCCTGCCCGCCATTTCAACGGGTGTCTTTGGCTTTCCACTGGAAGCCTGTGCACAGATCATGCTGCGTGTGGCGATTGACATCGCCTTTGAGGACTTTCAGCACCTGAAAGAGATTCGATTCTGCCTGTTCGATGCACACGCTTTTTCCATCTTCTGCACGGAGTTTGAGCGACAACTTTCGGCGCTTGAAGATGAAAGTTAG
- a CDS encoding ABC transporter ATP-binding protein, translated as MLSVHQVSFGYNGEQTLHNINLDVQPGEIMCLLGPSGCGKTTLLRTIAGLETPQRGEILFDGMPVTRTPVHERDFGLMFQDYALFPHLNVAENIRFGLRMHRLRHDESAQRLKEVLELVDLQGYENRSVHEISGGERQRVALARSLAPKPRLLMLDEPLGSLDAALREQLVVQLRTIIKRAGLTSIYVTHDQQEAFAIADRIAVMRDGCIEQIDTPQQLYLYPRTVFVARFLGLQNLVPVTAIDGDSAETSIGRFPLNWKQQDPRIPEALLIHPGGIQLVTGKPGASHPVLTGTINRCVFAGDSYRLTVTLHQATGIVFSFRLPTTETMNGARCPQYGEQIAITYDPNLVVPLWGSSPC; from the coding sequence ATGCTGAGCGTTCACCAGGTAAGTTTTGGATACAACGGCGAACAGACCCTTCACAACATCAATCTGGATGTTCAGCCGGGTGAAATCATGTGTCTGCTAGGCCCCAGCGGCTGTGGCAAAACCACGCTACTCCGGACCATCGCCGGCCTGGAAACACCGCAGCGTGGAGAGATTCTGTTTGATGGTATGCCGGTGACCCGGACTCCTGTTCATGAGCGCGACTTCGGGCTGATGTTTCAGGACTATGCCCTGTTCCCACATTTGAACGTCGCGGAGAATATCCGGTTCGGATTGCGTATGCACCGGTTGCGGCACGACGAAAGCGCCCAGCGCTTGAAGGAAGTGCTTGAGCTTGTTGATCTGCAGGGATACGAAAACCGCAGTGTTCATGAGATTTCAGGCGGAGAACGCCAGCGTGTAGCCCTGGCCAGAAGCCTGGCTCCAAAACCACGACTCTTGATGCTTGACGAACCACTCGGTTCGCTTGATGCAGCCTTACGGGAGCAGCTGGTGGTGCAACTGCGGACGATTATCAAGCGCGCTGGCCTGACCAGCATTTACGTTACACATGATCAGCAAGAAGCTTTTGCCATTGCTGACCGAATTGCAGTGATGCGCGACGGCTGCATCGAGCAGATCGACACTCCACAACAGCTCTACCTGTATCCCCGAACAGTGTTTGTCGCCCGGTTTTTGGGCTTGCAGAACCTTGTCCCCGTCACGGCAATTGATGGCGACTCAGCAGAGACCAGCATCGGGCGCTTTCCCCTTAACTGGAAACAGCAAGACCCTCGGATACCGGAGGCGCTCTTGATCCATCCAGGGGGAATCCAGCTTGTCACCGGAAAGCCTGGAGCGTCGCACCCTGTCCTGACAGGAACGATAAACCGTTGCGTCTTCGCCGGCGACTCGTACCGTCTGACAGTGACCCTCCACCAGGCGACAGGGATTGTGTTCTCTTTCCGCCTGCCGACAACAGAAACTATGAATGGCGCACGCTGCCCACAATATGGTGAGCAGATCGCGATCACCTATGACCCTAATCTGGTCGTCCCCCTGTGGGGATCATCACCCTGTTAG
- a CDS encoding GtrA family protein, which translates to MSLPSPNAAIRAVSTRFGGRKARELERFIKFFIVGAIGFVVDFGTLNLLQLTLLRPSDDASLPVMLATSIAFTAAITSNFIWNRFWTYPDSRSRPVLRQLVQFFLVNIAGWLFRLGIVAIAYFPFGAAAAGAVNTLAPGTITDLALQNQLGTNLAQALAVFLVMFWNFFVNRYWTYNDVT; encoded by the coding sequence ATGAGTCTTCCCTCCCCCAATGCAGCGATCCGCGCTGTAAGCACGCGCTTTGGCGGCCGTAAAGCCAGAGAGCTGGAGCGATTCATCAAGTTCTTCATCGTCGGAGCCATTGGCTTCGTCGTGGACTTTGGGACGCTGAATCTGCTCCAGTTGACCCTGCTCCGACCCTCTGATGACGCGTCGTTGCCGGTCATGCTGGCGACGAGCATTGCCTTCACGGCGGCTATCACCAGCAATTTCATCTGGAATCGCTTCTGGACTTACCCCGATTCCCGTTCTCGACCGGTGTTGCGCCAGCTTGTGCAGTTCTTTCTGGTCAATATTGCGGGCTGGCTGTTCCGCTTGGGGATCGTGGCGATCGCATATTTCCCTTTTGGGGCGGCGGCAGCGGGTGCTGTCAATACCCTGGCGCCGGGTACAATCACCGACTTGGCCCTGCAGAATCAACTGGGCACCAATCTGGCACAGGCGTTGGCCGTATTCCTGGTGATGTTCTGGAACTTCTTCGTCAACCGCTACTGGACGTATAATGACGTTACGTAA
- a CDS encoding acyl-CoA thioesterase yields MEGRTIAESRVTLGLMMGPDNANALGNVHGGVIMKYADEAGAVAAMRHARRPVVTVAIDSLTFLEPITVGHLVTFQAELTYAGRTSMEVRVLVDAEDPITGRRTRTNMAYLVYVAIDENHRPYPVPALIPETPEEMQRFEEARLRQQRRKQERAEK; encoded by the coding sequence ATGGAAGGCCGGACAATTGCAGAGTCCCGCGTGACTCTCGGTTTGATGATGGGGCCTGATAACGCCAATGCACTGGGCAACGTGCACGGCGGTGTGATCATGAAGTATGCGGACGAGGCAGGCGCTGTGGCGGCGATGCGCCATGCCCGCCGTCCAGTTGTCACCGTAGCAATCGACTCGCTAACTTTCCTGGAGCCGATCACGGTCGGCCATCTGGTCACCTTTCAAGCGGAACTGACTTATGCAGGCCGGACGTCGATGGAGGTACGGGTGCTGGTTGACGCGGAAGATCCGATCACGGGAAGACGCACCAGAACTAATATGGCTTACCTGGTCTACGTGGCAATCGATGAGAATCATCGTCCATATCCTGTTCCCGCTCTGATTCCAGAGACGCCGGAAGAAATGCAGCGGTTCGAAGAAGCGCGATTGCGTCAGCAGCGTCGCAAGCAGGAACGA
- a CDS encoding response regulator, giving the protein MSREILVVDDDPLLCRLFATTLEKHGYTAHIAYSGPSALEFLKAQPVDLVVLDIMMADMDGVDVIAQIRRNPAYLRLPIVVLSARADFASRQRGLIAGATDYLVKPITPDDLLIYLQRLWPED; this is encoded by the coding sequence GTGAGCAGAGAGATCCTGGTAGTTGATGATGATCCGCTGCTCTGCAGGTTGTTTGCCACGACGCTGGAAAAGCACGGCTACACTGCCCACATTGCCTACTCAGGGCCTAGTGCACTGGAATTCCTGAAGGCTCAGCCGGTAGACCTTGTTGTTCTGGATATCATGATGGCCGACATGGATGGTGTTGATGTTATCGCGCAGATTCGCCGGAATCCAGCTTACTTGCGTCTGCCGATCGTCGTGCTTTCAGCGCGAGCGGATTTCGCTAGCCGGCAACGAGGTCTGATAGCGGGCGCTACCGACTATCTCGTCAAACCCATCACGCCGGACGATCTGCTCATCTATCTCCAGCGCTTGTGGCCCGAAGATTGA
- a CDS encoding glycosyltransferase family 4 protein, translated as MAVIGIDYTPAYDQGGGIGRYVRELVASLADVDGTTDYRLFVAGVHAAHPLPPIPGHNFRWCPTRISPPWLARLWHRARIPWPVEGWTGDIDLFHATDFVLPPTHSRTRTLLTVHDLSFVHLPEATSPALKRYLDRVVPRSVNRADHILADSQATKDDLVELYQTPSEKITVLLSGVSRAFRRITDQQLLQATLGKYGLGGWPFLFTVGTVQPRKNYVRLFEALAHVRAQFPDLHLVIAGGRGWLDDPIYEAISRLGLDSAIHLIGFVQDNDLPALYSAAVAVPYVSLYEGFGLPVLEAMACGTPVIASRVSSIPEVAGDAALLVDPLSVEAIADAIKQLIASPALAVRLVESGYVQAARFTWERAAIQLVEVYASLLEGRP; from the coding sequence ATGGCTGTGATCGGCATTGACTATACCCCTGCCTATGATCAGGGAGGCGGCATCGGGCGTTACGTTCGCGAGCTGGTAGCCAGCCTGGCGGATGTAGACGGTACAACAGATTACCGGCTGTTTGTCGCAGGAGTCCATGCGGCGCATCCCCTGCCCCCTATCCCCGGACACAATTTCCGCTGGTGTCCCACACGGATTTCCCCGCCCTGGCTTGCTCGCCTCTGGCATCGCGCACGCATTCCCTGGCCGGTGGAAGGCTGGACAGGGGACATAGATCTGTTTCATGCAACTGATTTCGTGCTGCCACCTACTCACAGCCGAACGCGAACGCTCCTGACAGTGCATGATCTATCATTCGTGCACCTCCCCGAAGCCACAAGTCCAGCGCTCAAGCGATATCTGGATCGGGTAGTACCGCGATCGGTCAACCGGGCAGACCACATCCTGGCGGATTCCCAGGCAACCAAAGATGACCTGGTGGAGCTTTATCAAACACCGTCGGAGAAAATAACCGTCCTGCTGAGTGGCGTGAGCCGCGCCTTCCGCCGCATAACTGACCAACAGCTTCTGCAGGCAACTCTGGGCAAATACGGTCTGGGCGGCTGGCCTTTTCTATTTACCGTTGGGACAGTGCAACCGCGTAAGAACTATGTGAGGTTGTTCGAGGCATTGGCGCACGTACGTGCGCAGTTTCCCGACCTGCATCTGGTTATTGCTGGCGGTCGCGGCTGGCTGGACGACCCTATCTATGAGGCGATCAGCCGTCTGGGGCTTGACTCAGCGATCCACCTGATCGGCTTTGTCCAGGATAACGACCTGCCTGCCTTGTATAGCGCCGCGGTGGCAGTGCCGTATGTCTCATTGTACGAGGGCTTCGGACTGCCCGTTCTGGAAGCGATGGCCTGTGGTACGCCTGTTATTGCCTCAAGGGTGTCGTCGATTCCTGAAGTCGCCGGGGACGCGGCCTTGCTGGTTGATCCTCTGAGTGTAGAAGCCATTGCAGATGCCATCAAGCAGCTTATAGCTTCACCGGCCCTAGCTGTCCGGCTGGTTGAAAGCGGATACGTGCAGGCAGCCCGCTTTACCTGGGAACGAGCCGCGATCCAGCTTGTGGAGGTATATGCATCTCTGCTGGAGGGTCGGCCCTGA
- a CDS encoding O-antigen ligase family protein: MSAVVGRIWALTGSILLLLIAGLAGVAVALLPLQSAILLLGLISLAVLVFIEPIGAVVLLLITAPLKALIETEAPASLPGDIGQLALIGLLLVWVVTRVASGQELRLPLSKVQVPVALFVGAAALSIPGAVAPGNALAEASKWVAILLLISLCLDLFRRDNAGWLVCAMVLTGGVQALVGLYEFFGGSGVEHLRILDDTHFRAFGTFGQPNPFGAFMGITLAMAAGAALGYLFELRRVFQYRQGFKKVAPLHVFGFTFYAATAALILAGLLASWSRGAWMGFVVSAGVMVFFIPRSLIRSVLLVAILVPLTVIAWSNGWIPESISGRLIGFSEELVTVTDVRGVELTDSNYAVTERIAHWQSALEMAREHPWLGVGFDNYEQAYFAYALMEWQNPLGHAHNYYLNLLAETGIIGLSAYLLAWVAIFALTIRQWRRSYGIERGWCVGLLGVWTYIAVHSLVDKLYVNNIFLHVGCLLGLLAVLWSLNNQVEA; this comes from the coding sequence GTGAGCGCTGTTGTCGGGCGAATCTGGGCGCTGACGGGGTCAATCCTGCTTTTGTTGATAGCAGGTCTCGCCGGCGTAGCTGTCGCACTGCTGCCGCTGCAATCAGCAATTCTGTTGCTGGGGCTGATCAGCCTGGCGGTACTGGTATTCATAGAGCCAATTGGTGCAGTGGTATTGCTGCTGATTACCGCCCCTCTGAAAGCATTGATCGAGACTGAAGCGCCCGCCTCATTGCCAGGCGATATCGGACAACTGGCGTTAATTGGGCTGTTGCTTGTCTGGGTTGTCACGCGCGTAGCGTCAGGACAAGAACTCCGCCTGCCTCTGAGTAAGGTTCAGGTACCTGTTGCGTTATTTGTTGGTGCTGCGGCACTGAGCATCCCTGGCGCTGTAGCGCCTGGTAACGCCCTCGCCGAAGCATCTAAGTGGGTAGCGATCTTGCTCCTGATCTCGTTGTGTCTGGACCTGTTCAGGCGGGATAACGCAGGCTGGCTCGTCTGCGCTATGGTGCTCACTGGAGGTGTGCAGGCACTTGTCGGCCTGTACGAGTTCTTCGGCGGATCAGGTGTCGAGCATCTGCGAATTCTGGACGATACACACTTTCGGGCGTTTGGCACGTTTGGCCAGCCCAACCCCTTCGGTGCTTTTATGGGCATCACGCTGGCCATGGCCGCCGGGGCGGCCCTGGGATACCTGTTTGAACTACGGCGTGTCTTCCAGTATCGGCAGGGATTTAAGAAAGTCGCCCCCCTTCACGTGTTTGGGTTTACCTTCTATGCAGCGACGGCTGCCCTGATTCTGGCCGGTCTGCTGGCTTCCTGGAGCCGTGGCGCATGGATGGGTTTTGTGGTTTCCGCCGGTGTGATGGTGTTCTTTATACCACGCTCATTGATCAGGAGCGTTCTGCTCGTCGCCATCCTTGTCCCGCTTACTGTCATAGCCTGGTCAAACGGTTGGATACCGGAATCCATCAGCGGCCGGCTGATTGGATTCTCCGAGGAACTGGTGACTGTGACGGATGTGCGCGGTGTTGAGTTGACTGATAGCAACTATGCTGTCACGGAGCGTATAGCTCACTGGCAGTCAGCGCTGGAGATGGCCCGTGAACATCCTTGGCTAGGCGTTGGATTCGATAACTACGAGCAGGCGTATTTCGCGTACGCCCTGATGGAGTGGCAGAATCCGCTCGGCCATGCCCATAACTATTACCTGAACCTGCTCGCAGAAACCGGCATTATCGGCCTGAGTGCTTACCTGCTGGCCTGGGTAGCTATCTTTGCGCTCACTATCAGGCAGTGGCGTCGCAGCTACGGAATTGAGCGGGGGTGGTGTGTAGGCTTGCTGGGGGTGTGGACATATATCGCCGTGCATAGCCTTGTTGATAAGCTCTATGTCAACAACATATTCCTCCATGTTGGTTGCCTGCTGGGATTGCTGGCAGTACTGTGGTCATTGAACAATCAGGTGGAAGCGTGA